Proteins found in one Halobaculum sp. MBLA0147 genomic segment:
- a CDS encoding pyridoxal phosphate-dependent aminotransferase, whose translation MFDLAEAAAADGADLVRLEVGEPDFDTPEHVTEAAFEAVRDGATDYTASAGIEPLRRAVAETTEAEYDLSYDPDQIVVTNGGMEALHVAALTLVDPGEELVVPSPAWPNYGIHAALADGQLREVELPPPYDLDAERLVAAIDDDTAAVVLTTPSNPTGRVYDPEPIRRVAAAAAAHDAYVIADEVYAGLTYDRDPTGVAALVDHPERVVTVGSLSKTHAMTGWRLGWLAAADPVVEAATAVREGTTSCPSAPAQHAGVAALAGPDEPAERMFEAFRDRRDYVAERLAAMDGVTAPRPEGAFYAFLDVDGATESLPLAKRLLEETGVVLAPGSGFGAGGEGRLRLSFANSLDRLAEGFDRLETFLPIE comes from the coding sequence ATGTTCGACCTCGCAGAGGCGGCCGCCGCCGACGGTGCGGACCTCGTCCGTCTGGAGGTGGGCGAGCCGGACTTCGACACCCCCGAGCACGTCACGGAGGCCGCCTTCGAGGCGGTCCGTGACGGTGCGACCGACTACACCGCCAGCGCCGGGATCGAACCGCTCCGGCGTGCCGTGGCGGAGACGACCGAAGCGGAGTACGACCTCTCGTACGACCCCGACCAGATCGTCGTCACCAACGGGGGGATGGAGGCGCTCCACGTCGCCGCGCTCACGCTCGTCGACCCCGGCGAGGAGTTGGTGGTGCCGAGTCCGGCGTGGCCCAACTACGGCATCCACGCCGCGCTCGCCGACGGCCAGTTGCGCGAGGTGGAACTGCCACCGCCGTACGACCTCGACGCCGAGCGACTCGTCGCCGCGATCGACGACGACACTGCGGCGGTGGTGCTCACGACGCCCTCGAACCCGACGGGCCGCGTCTACGACCCCGAGCCGATCCGGCGGGTCGCCGCCGCTGCGGCCGCCCACGACGCCTACGTGATCGCCGACGAGGTGTACGCCGGGCTCACCTACGACCGCGATCCGACCGGAGTCGCCGCCCTCGTCGACCACCCCGAGCGAGTGGTGACGGTCGGCTCGCTGTCGAAGACACACGCGATGACCGGCTGGCGACTCGGCTGGCTCGCGGCCGCCGATCCGGTGGTCGAGGCCGCCACCGCCGTCCGCGAGGGGACGACGAGCTGTCCGTCTGCGCCCGCCCAACACGCCGGCGTCGCCGCGCTCGCCGGCCCGGACGAGCCCGCCGAACGGATGTTCGAGGCGTTCCGCGACCGCCGCGACTACGTCGCCGAACGACTCGCGGCGATGGACGGCGTCACCGCGCCGCGGCCGGAGGGTGCCTTCTACGCGTTCCTCGACGTGGACGGTGCGACGGAGAGTCTCCCGCTCGCTAAGCGGCTGTTGGAGGAGACCGGCGTCGTCCTCGCCCCCGGCTCCGGGTTCGGTGCCGGCGGCGAGGGGCGACTGCGGCTGTCCTTCGCCAACTCGCTGGACCGGCTCGCGGAGGGGTTCGACAGGCTGGAGACGTTCCTCCCGATCGAGTGA
- a CDS encoding glucose 1-dehydrogenase — MPAAIVTGSSRGIGAATARRFARDGYDVTVNYHSSPDAAAETAAAVREAGAEAIVVEADASDPDDADRLVAETVDAFGGVDHLVNNAGIDQHVYTEELSPADFDRVMDVNVNSAFCCTKAALPHLRSADGGGAPTPSVTNVSSILAFTGAPVEVHYAASKGGLLSLTKSHAGDFAPDVRVNAVAPGHVETDMTADRSAAEKAEELAAIPVDRYGQPEDIADAVAYLRDAGFVTGETLNVNGGELMR, encoded by the coding sequence GTGCCAGCAGCCATCGTCACCGGCTCCTCCAGAGGGATCGGCGCGGCGACCGCCCGGCGGTTCGCCCGAGACGGCTACGACGTGACGGTCAACTACCACTCCTCGCCGGACGCCGCCGCCGAGACCGCCGCCGCGGTCCGCGAGGCGGGGGCGGAGGCCATCGTCGTCGAAGCCGACGCCTCGGACCCGGACGACGCCGACCGGCTCGTCGCCGAGACCGTCGACGCCTTCGGCGGTGTGGACCACCTCGTCAACAACGCTGGGATCGACCAACACGTCTACACCGAGGAGTTGTCGCCGGCCGACTTCGACCGCGTGATGGACGTGAACGTCAACTCCGCGTTCTGCTGTACGAAGGCGGCGCTGCCACACCTCCGGAGCGCCGACGGCGGCGGCGCGCCGACCCCGTCCGTGACGAACGTCTCCTCGATCCTCGCGTTCACCGGCGCACCCGTCGAGGTCCACTACGCCGCCTCGAAGGGCGGGTTGCTCTCGCTGACGAAGAGTCACGCGGGCGACTTCGCGCCGGACGTGCGGGTCAATGCCGTCGCGCCGGGCCACGTCGAGACGGACATGACCGCCGACCGCAGCGCGGCGGAGAAGGCCGAGGAGTTGGCCGCGATCCCGGTCGACCGCTACGGCCAGCCCGAGGACATCGCCGACGCCGTCGCGTACCTCCGAGACGCCGGCTTCGTCACCGGCGAGACGCTCAACGTCAACGGCGGCGAGTTGATGCGGTAG